Proteins encoded by one window of Thermococcus sp. Bubb.Bath:
- a CDS encoding CGP-CTERM sorting domain-containing protein — MKKIAVFIVFLFGVGLLGGPVLAGDAYSERVETHYEISWDGSANMTIITTLYGPGNMLNQTKESILKQGVENASQLYLKQEVQKLAQKGINLENGSVEFEGYNSTGPLKIIVRGKALGVAKYYTYGKVWEIDLDLLRTAELSQINPTKLNQTLDLDNVYVISLPTDANVITIPQNYSVTAGNSYVKIEANRTGNKIFLESHIYLAKGVTMDEINKLYANPRAFVIQYSGHKGSEGNYTVYKLRITNNITVGKEETVMDTVDEYLEPQDYINYLKFQLSYQGEQAAIQNLYRSYAKAFQSQGIGIKGWNISFGNLQSKGPLIVKFHWVLTNYTKSSNGTYTYEYDPTLGLGNIPSLHRLSAEVDQEVTTHITLPNGAKFTEIPNDINVTVNGSSVIMKVEKLSDHEIIIHSRVFLRYGMYTNDYKNMMKEIPTKLEFRYTLSSGGSSICGPAFIVGLAILPLLFIRRRK; from the coding sequence ATGAAGAAAATTGCAGTCTTTATAGTGTTCCTTTTTGGAGTTGGTCTTCTCGGAGGTCCCGTTCTCGCTGGAGACGCCTATTCCGAGAGGGTAGAGACCCACTATGAGATAAGCTGGGACGGTTCAGCGAACATGACCATAATAACGACCCTTTACGGGCCCGGGAACATGCTCAACCAGACCAAAGAAAGCATACTAAAGCAGGGTGTTGAGAACGCAAGTCAGCTCTACCTCAAGCAGGAAGTACAGAAGCTTGCCCAGAAGGGGATAAACCTAGAAAACGGAAGCGTTGAGTTCGAAGGCTACAACTCGACCGGCCCCCTCAAGATAATCGTGAGGGGAAAAGCCCTTGGGGTGGCAAAGTACTACACGTACGGAAAGGTGTGGGAGATAGACCTTGACCTTTTAAGGACGGCCGAGCTTTCTCAGATAAACCCCACCAAGCTCAACCAGACCCTTGACCTCGACAACGTCTACGTCATCTCCCTCCCCACAGACGCCAACGTAATCACCATCCCGCAGAACTACAGCGTAACCGCAGGGAACAGCTACGTTAAGATAGAGGCCAACCGTACGGGGAACAAAATATTCCTGGAGTCCCACATATACCTGGCCAAGGGAGTGACGATGGACGAAATAAACAAGCTTTACGCCAATCCCAGGGCCTTTGTGATTCAGTACTCAGGACACAAGGGCAGCGAGGGGAACTACACAGTCTACAAACTCAGGATAACCAACAACATCACCGTCGGCAAGGAAGAGACTGTTATGGACACGGTTGACGAATACCTAGAACCCCAGGATTACATCAACTATCTCAAGTTCCAGCTCTCGTACCAGGGGGAGCAGGCCGCTATTCAAAACCTCTATCGGAGCTACGCCAAGGCGTTCCAATCCCAGGGAATCGGGATAAAAGGATGGAACATAAGCTTCGGGAACCTGCAGTCAAAGGGGCCGCTGATCGTTAAATTCCACTGGGTGCTGACCAACTATACCAAGTCCAGCAACGGAACGTACACCTACGAGTATGACCCAACACTAGGCCTCGGCAACATTCCATCACTCCACAGGCTCAGCGCAGAGGTGGACCAGGAGGTAACCACGCACATAACCCTTCCCAACGGAGCAAAGTTCACGGAGATACCAAATGACATAAACGTGACCGTCAACGGGAGCAGCGTCATTATGAAGGTGGAGAAGCTCAGCGACCATGAAATCATCATCCACAGCAGGGTTTTCCTTCGTTACGGCATGTACACTAACGATTACAAGAATATGATGAAGGAAATCCCAACCAAGCTGGAGTTCAGGTACACTCTATCCTCTGGAGGAAGCAGCATCTGCGGACCGGCTTTCATAGTTGGACTGGCCATTCTACCCCTGCTCTTCATCAGGAGAAGAAAGTGA
- a CDS encoding AbrB/MazE/SpoVT family DNA-binding domain-containing protein translates to MVISVVSIRLKVGPKGQIVIPKVFREAYGIREGGEVIVEPTDNGLIIMPQKSKEDLIRELLEWKRKRAKGKPAKLGELKGISLEDEFDEVWGIEE, encoded by the coding sequence ATGGTGATATCTGTGGTTAGTATCCGTCTGAAGGTAGGCCCGAAGGGCCAGATAGTTATCCCCAAGGTTTTCAGGGAGGCCTATGGAATAAGGGAAGGTGGAGAGGTCATAGTGGAGCCCACGGACAACGGGCTAATAATAATGCCCCAGAAAAGCAAGGAAGACCTGATAAGAGAGCTCCTGGAATGGAAGCGCAAAAGAGCAAAGGGAAAGCCCGCCAAACTTGGGGAGCTTAAGGGGATAAGCCTCGAAGACGAGTTCGATGAGGTCTGGGGGATAGAGGAATGA
- a CDS encoding proton-conducting transporter membrane subunit, giving the protein MNPQYASLLIALPLLSAFFVPVIKAVSKKAVMPFLVLVTATQTGIAAWVFKEVYTTGKPIIVMAGAWRPPVGIDLYIGHFAALFAFIVAGISFFMAVFSWRAIKTEPVDKYAMLLMLLMLGATGMMATGDIFNLFVFMEITSITAYALTAYNKTGEAAEASLKYMILGGIGSSFFLIGLIMLYGATGTLNMAQLAQFAGSINPTVVQVGLGLIVFGLAVEAELFPLNAWAPDAYQAAPHPVTAMFSAFVVKAGLYAMARILYLMQSASGWHNVLKLLVIMATLTVFVAEFAALRQKDVKRMIAYSSISQVGFIALAFSLGSSIGVDAGVFHMMNHAIVKGLLFLTVGYVAVELGGSRIENFRGLGRRMPLTALAITIGSLAAIGVPMFNIFWSKVWIILAAVKANYAWAAAVVLTASVVEAVYYIRLIHTMWFSGGEGERIRENLAVGTIALFLVILILTIGVYPNYFWAVAQKAGADIFNVGQYIKNVPLMGVGS; this is encoded by the coding sequence ATGAACCCACAGTACGCTTCACTCCTTATCGCGCTGCCCCTGTTAAGCGCGTTCTTCGTTCCGGTCATTAAGGCCGTGAGCAAGAAGGCTGTCATGCCATTCCTCGTGCTCGTTACGGCAACCCAGACTGGAATAGCTGCATGGGTCTTCAAGGAAGTCTACACAACCGGGAAGCCGATAATAGTCATGGCTGGTGCATGGAGGCCCCCGGTTGGAATCGATCTCTACATCGGTCACTTCGCGGCACTCTTCGCCTTCATCGTAGCTGGGATTAGCTTCTTCATGGCAGTGTTCAGTTGGAGGGCCATTAAAACGGAACCAGTTGACAAGTACGCCATGCTCCTCATGCTCCTCATGCTCGGAGCCACGGGGATGATGGCCACGGGGGATATATTCAACCTCTTCGTCTTCATGGAGATAACCTCCATAACCGCCTACGCTCTGACCGCATACAACAAGACGGGAGAAGCGGCTGAGGCTTCACTCAAGTACATGATACTGGGTGGAATTGGCTCGAGCTTCTTCCTAATTGGCCTTATCATGCTCTACGGCGCGACGGGAACCCTCAACATGGCACAGCTGGCGCAGTTTGCAGGGTCAATAAACCCGACGGTGGTTCAGGTTGGTCTGGGCCTGATAGTCTTCGGGCTTGCAGTTGAGGCGGAGCTGTTCCCTCTCAACGCGTGGGCGCCGGATGCATACCAGGCCGCACCGCACCCGGTAACCGCAATGTTCTCAGCCTTCGTCGTCAAGGCCGGCCTCTACGCCATGGCGAGAATATTATACCTCATGCAGTCCGCCAGCGGATGGCACAACGTTCTCAAGCTCCTTGTGATAATGGCCACCCTAACCGTCTTCGTGGCCGAGTTCGCCGCACTGAGGCAGAAGGACGTTAAGAGGATGATAGCTTACTCCTCCATAAGCCAGGTTGGGTTCATAGCGCTCGCCTTTTCACTTGGAAGCTCTATAGGAGTAGATGCAGGAGTGTTCCACATGATGAACCATGCCATCGTCAAGGGGCTACTCTTCCTCACCGTCGGCTACGTCGCGGTTGAGCTTGGGGGAAGCAGGATCGAGAACTTCAGGGGGCTCGGTAGGAGGATGCCCCTCACGGCACTGGCAATTACCATCGGCTCATTAGCAGCAATCGGAGTGCCCATGTTCAACATATTCTGGAGTAAGGTCTGGATCATCCTCGCGGCAGTCAAGGCAAACTATGCATGGGCAGCGGCGGTGGTTCTGACGGCGAGCGTCGTGGAGGCAGTCTATTACATAAGGCTCATTCACACGATGTGGTTCAGCGGAGGAGAGGGAGAGAGGATCAGGGAGAATCTCGCCGTAGGTACAATCGCCCTGTTCCTCGTGATACTGATACTGACAATAGGCGTTTACCCGAACTACTTCTGGGCCGTGGCACAGAAGGCAGGCGCAGATATCTTCAACGTGGGACAGTACATTAAGAACGTTCCTCTAATGGGGGTGGGATCATGA
- a CDS encoding type II toxin-antitoxin system VapC family toxin, whose translation MKLFIDANLMIYMLTKTPDEAERLVEFYADLVYNHALYTNPLVLDETIHVSRKRYKVPYKTSLQFIDEKVIPYVKILPLTILDYLTAKEIILKYNLRPSDALHVATIQNNGLQAIVSEDEDFDKLPIKRLWLEV comes from the coding sequence ATGAAGCTCTTCATAGATGCGAACTTGATGATATATATGCTAACAAAAACTCCGGATGAAGCAGAAAGGCTCGTGGAGTTCTATGCGGATCTCGTTTATAACCATGCTCTCTACACCAACCCCTTAGTACTCGACGAAACAATTCACGTATCGAGAAAGAGGTATAAAGTCCCATATAAAACCTCCCTTCAGTTCATAGACGAAAAAGTCATTCCATACGTTAAAATTCTCCCGCTGACGATTCTTGATTACCTCACGGCCAAAGAAATAATCCTCAAATACAACCTCCGTCCCTCGGACGCCCTTCACGTGGCCACGATCCAAAACAACGGCCTTCAGGCGATCGTGAGTGAGGATGAGGACTTTGACAAACTCCCCATTAAGAGGCTCTGGCTGGAGGTTTGA
- a CDS encoding respiratory chain complex I subunit 1 family protein: MIDWKLILEAIGILIYATFMGFIFMGIERKAMARIQRRVGPPLWQPLIDTLKLLGKKESVSHGFIYDFGPIFALGATIAALLFIPIANFQLFSSNADLIVVAYLLEVPMLGIMLGAMSSGNPFSGLGVQRGLLTMVAMQLPYGLAVIALVQHWGTFMLSEIVSEQQMHGWSITVPALLLAFIVFDIVFQAMLGLEPFDIVPAPAEISMGPMVEYGGKHAAILFTQHAIQLFAETTFFTILFLGGASNLLTLFLKQLAVLFISIFIASIYPRFTIDQAAKFFWKWPTIIGIIAVLLTM, translated from the coding sequence ATGATTGACTGGAAACTCATACTCGAGGCAATAGGAATACTGATCTACGCCACGTTCATGGGCTTCATCTTCATGGGTATAGAGAGAAAGGCCATGGCAAGGATACAGAGAAGGGTTGGACCACCCCTTTGGCAGCCCCTTATAGATACCCTCAAACTGCTCGGCAAGAAGGAGAGCGTCAGCCACGGCTTCATCTATGACTTCGGCCCGATATTCGCACTGGGGGCTACCATAGCGGCGCTCCTCTTCATCCCGATAGCGAACTTCCAGCTCTTCAGCAGCAACGCTGACCTCATCGTCGTTGCCTACCTCCTGGAGGTTCCGATGCTCGGAATAATGCTCGGTGCAATGAGCTCAGGCAACCCGTTCTCAGGTCTCGGTGTCCAGCGTGGACTCCTCACCATGGTGGCCATGCAGCTACCGTACGGCCTCGCGGTAATAGCCCTCGTCCAGCACTGGGGAACGTTCATGCTGAGCGAGATAGTGTCGGAACAGCAGATGCACGGATGGAGCATAACAGTTCCGGCACTGCTCCTCGCGTTTATAGTCTTTGACATAGTCTTCCAGGCAATGCTCGGCCTTGAGCCGTTCGACATCGTCCCGGCACCGGCGGAAATCTCAATGGGTCCGATGGTCGAGTACGGCGGAAAACACGCGGCCATACTGTTTACCCAGCACGCAATACAGCTCTTCGCTGAGACGACGTTCTTTACAATACTGTTCCTTGGAGGGGCAAGCAACCTGCTCACGCTGTTCCTGAAGCAACTCGCGGTCCTCTTCATATCAATATTCATAGCCAGCATCTATCCGAGGTTCACCATCGACCAGGCAGCGAAGTTCTTCTGGAAGTGGCCGACGATAATTGGAATAATAGCAGTCCTCCTGACGATGTGA
- a CDS encoding Na+/H+ antiporter subunit E — protein MEEAGKLSRYLYTVIVLFLVWIPLTASLDTQELEFGFILALTVGALTYPVFTTRGLANLHPKRVAYAIAYIPYFLWAMIVANLDVAYRVLHPARPIRPGIVHCKTILKTNPGKLGLANSITLTPGTITLDVDGDDYFIHWIWVPDEVLQAKSEDEHAEHASEAITRPFEKFLKVIFG, from the coding sequence ATGGAAGAAGCAGGTAAACTTAGCAGATACCTGTACACTGTTATCGTGCTGTTCTTAGTCTGGATACCACTGACGGCAAGCCTGGACACGCAGGAGCTCGAATTCGGCTTTATACTGGCCCTAACAGTCGGAGCTTTGACATACCCAGTGTTCACAACGCGCGGACTTGCGAACCTCCATCCAAAGAGGGTGGCCTACGCCATAGCCTACATCCCCTATTTCCTGTGGGCTATGATAGTGGCCAACCTCGACGTCGCATACAGGGTTCTCCACCCGGCCAGGCCGATAAGGCCGGGGATAGTACACTGCAAGACGATCCTGAAGACAAACCCGGGGAAGCTCGGACTGGCGAACTCAATAACACTCACTCCAGGAACCATAACCCTCGACGTCGATGGCGACGACTACTTCATCCACTGGATATGGGTTCCGGATGAGGTTCTCCAGGCCAAGAGCGAGGATGAGCATGCCGAACACGCCTCTGAGGCGATAACCAGACCCTTTGAAAAATTCCTGAAGGTGATCTTCGGATGA
- a CDS encoding NADH-quinone oxidoreductase subunit K, translating to MISVYYFGAISLVLIGLYAVLVKKNLLKILIGLDIMESGVNLLIVSIGYINGKSAPILSEGIGPSQAVDPIPQALVLTAIVIGVATTALALSAAIIVYEKYGTLNIEEIRRLRG from the coding sequence ATGATCTCCGTCTACTACTTCGGGGCAATCTCACTGGTACTCATAGGACTCTACGCAGTACTCGTTAAGAAGAACCTGCTCAAAATCCTCATAGGTCTCGACATAATGGAGAGTGGGGTTAACCTCTTGATAGTCAGCATAGGCTACATCAACGGCAAGAGCGCCCCCATACTGAGCGAAGGCATCGGTCCTTCTCAAGCCGTCGATCCGATTCCGCAGGCCCTCGTCCTCACGGCAATAGTCATAGGCGTTGCCACAACGGCCCTAGCCCTCAGCGCCGCGATAATCGTCTACGAGAAGTACGGAACCCTTAACATCGAGGAAATAAGGAGGTTGAGAGGATGA
- a CDS encoding ACT domain-containing protein, whose protein sequence is MWGKIEHYFDEYPVRKLIAKTLLKYGLRVSDDMKIKAGDIEVPYTKIAKALDVDRRVVKETVGMILKIPELKEIYKNLEPTVHMKYVGRHVGYGVIEIEPEPRAVGILAKIAQKIADRGINIVQVVAEDPELYPEATLTIITEKGIPGELINELSKLEGVKRISIY, encoded by the coding sequence ATGTGGGGAAAGATTGAGCACTACTTCGATGAGTACCCCGTGAGGAAGTTGATAGCCAAAACGCTACTCAAGTATGGCCTCCGCGTCTCGGACGACATGAAGATAAAGGCCGGGGACATTGAGGTTCCTTACACGAAGATAGCAAAGGCCCTCGACGTGGACAGGCGCGTCGTGAAGGAGACCGTGGGGATGATACTGAAGATACCCGAGCTCAAGGAGATATACAAGAACCTTGAACCGACCGTCCACATGAAGTACGTCGGGAGACACGTGGGATACGGTGTTATCGAGATAGAACCCGAGCCGCGGGCAGTTGGGATACTGGCCAAGATAGCTCAGAAAATAGCCGACAGGGGAATAAACATCGTCCAGGTCGTGGCTGAGGATCCAGAGCTCTACCCGGAGGCAACCCTGACGATAATCACGGAGAAGGGCATACCCGGCGAACTCATAAACGAGCTTTCGAAGCTTGAGGGAGTCAAGAGGATTTCAATCTACTGA
- a CDS encoding DUF4040 domain-containing protein, translating to MNCVVCIEYIIVAVMIVSAALAVEWRDLLAAAVGSAAVSLFVSILFFMLQAPDVAMTEAAIGAALSGAVFIFAIKRTQRYETEEEERPGWWVRW from the coding sequence ATGAACTGCGTTGTTTGCATCGAATATATAATCGTAGCGGTAATGATAGTCTCCGCGGCTCTCGCTGTTGAATGGAGGGACCTGCTGGCAGCTGCCGTCGGAAGTGCAGCCGTTAGTCTGTTCGTCTCAATACTGTTCTTCATGCTGCAGGCCCCGGATGTGGCCATGACCGAAGCGGCCATAGGGGCCGCCCTCAGCGGTGCAGTGTTCATCTTCGCAATTAAGAGAACCCAGAGGTATGAGACCGAGGAAGAGGAGAGACCAGGGTGGTGGGTAAGATGGTGA
- a CDS encoding proton-conducting transporter membrane subunit: MSFIPADYVIPLLLFVPAVSGVLAWAINVKGIRELLGLIGGITPLAVIALAYNTVLNGPINYTLDARVFTLTFHLSTLTWYFAAVAALVASAMVFGMVSTSGSGYDWMFTLMSVTGVLGVFVANDFIAFFLFWELMTFASFMMVLKRNRHASLKYFVLSIIGAYSMILAIAMIYAKTGALDFAGVRQGMYLLTATHRISNAYVDTIYVLFLVAFGVKAGVWPLHVWAPDAYSETDQSYTTFFSGALSKAGVYGFLLLYLLIGVSLYQAIGTFHGHIGFAYIMAWLGAITVVVASFLAVLQEDIRKLFAYSSIGQVGYIILAFGLGTGLGFAGGLFHVLSHAVFKGLFWLVTAAIILRTGKTEFKDLGGLAEKMPYTFAMALIAVLSLAGIPPMAGFASKWLIYEAAISAHMPLVAGAIFLGSALAFAYVVRFLYAVWFGQRPSDLEDVQEAPLPLLVGMTILAIPNIVFGIAPGLVANYINKIFETDIVGGNYYKLTTPSGTYNALTVTLLLIVGLAIAGLVYLYGARARKIPVTDTYQSGNPVTNEFNLTIRKNFYLPLKEALGSWLKVSFDRFYERLANLFEDFGDWLREGFYNGNVQSYAWYLAIILLVLALWGVL; encoded by the coding sequence ATGAGTTTCATACCCGCTGACTACGTTATACCCCTCCTGCTGTTCGTTCCGGCGGTAAGCGGAGTACTGGCCTGGGCCATTAACGTTAAAGGAATCCGTGAGCTGTTGGGCCTCATCGGTGGCATTACCCCACTTGCAGTCATCGCCCTAGCGTACAACACAGTCCTGAACGGGCCGATAAACTACACCCTGGACGCTAGGGTCTTCACGCTCACGTTCCACCTTAGCACCCTGACATGGTACTTCGCGGCGGTAGCGGCCCTCGTCGCCTCAGCGATGGTCTTTGGAATGGTTTCCACCAGCGGCAGCGGCTACGACTGGATGTTCACCCTGATGAGCGTCACAGGTGTACTCGGCGTCTTCGTGGCCAACGACTTCATAGCCTTCTTCCTGTTCTGGGAGCTAATGACATTCGCCAGCTTCATGATGGTGCTCAAGAGGAACCGCCACGCGTCGCTCAAGTACTTCGTTCTGAGCATAATAGGCGCCTACTCAATGATACTGGCAATAGCCATGATATACGCCAAGACGGGAGCCCTTGATTTCGCGGGGGTAAGGCAGGGCATGTATCTTCTAACTGCAACTCACAGGATCAGCAACGCCTACGTTGACACAATATACGTCCTGTTCCTCGTGGCATTCGGAGTCAAGGCTGGAGTCTGGCCGCTCCACGTGTGGGCACCCGACGCGTACAGCGAGACTGACCAGAGCTACACGACCTTCTTCAGTGGTGCTCTCAGCAAGGCAGGGGTCTACGGGTTCCTGCTCCTGTATTTACTGATAGGGGTCAGCCTCTATCAGGCCATCGGCACATTCCACGGCCACATCGGCTTTGCGTACATCATGGCATGGCTTGGTGCAATAACCGTGGTAGTAGCCAGCTTCCTGGCGGTTCTCCAAGAGGACATCAGAAAGCTCTTCGCCTACTCCTCAATCGGCCAGGTAGGATACATTATCCTCGCCTTCGGACTCGGAACTGGGCTCGGCTTTGCGGGAGGACTCTTCCACGTCCTCAGCCACGCCGTCTTTAAGGGCCTGTTCTGGCTCGTCACAGCCGCGATAATCCTGAGAACCGGCAAGACGGAGTTCAAGGATTTGGGCGGGCTGGCCGAGAAAATGCCCTACACCTTCGCTATGGCACTCATAGCGGTTCTAAGTCTCGCAGGAATACCACCAATGGCAGGCTTTGCGAGCAAGTGGCTGATCTACGAAGCGGCAATAAGCGCCCACATGCCCCTCGTTGCTGGAGCAATATTCCTCGGAAGTGCACTGGCGTTCGCTTACGTCGTCAGGTTCCTCTACGCGGTATGGTTCGGCCAGAGGCCGAGCGACCTTGAGGACGTCCAGGAGGCACCGCTTCCGCTCCTCGTAGGTATGACGATACTGGCGATACCCAACATCGTCTTCGGAATCGCCCCTGGGCTCGTCGCGAACTACATCAACAAGATATTCGAAACGGACATCGTTGGGGGCAACTATTACAAACTCACCACCCCATCCGGAACCTATAACGCCCTGACCGTCACCCTGCTCCTAATCGTTGGCCTCGCCATAGCGGGGTTGGTATACCTCTACGGCGCCAGGGCAAGAAAAATCCCGGTTACAGACACCTATCAGTCCGGTAACCCTGTAACAAACGAGTTCAACCTCACTATAAGGAAGAACTTCTATCTGCCGCTAAAGGAAGCCCTCGGCTCCTGGCTGAAGGTCAGCTTTGATAGATTCTACGAACGCCTTGCCAACCTCTTCGAGGATTTTGGAGACTGGCTGAGGGAGGGCTTCTACAACGGAAACGTCCAGAGCTACGCCTGGTACCTGGCCATAATACTGCTCGTACTTGCTCTGTGGGGGGTGCTGTGA
- a CDS encoding ArsA family ATPase, with product MDHDDKQEVREFLIPKKKFRVIFFIGKGGVGKTTSSAATALALAKMGYKTLIVSIDPAHNLGDVFMKELSDKPREIGENLYASELDMKKLITSYLKRLEESMKHMYRYLTVINLEKYFEVLSFSPGIEEYATLEAIREILNSGKDWDVIVFDTPPTGLTLRVLALPSISLIWTDKLIELRRKILERRRAISNIKGKQEFKIEGKTFVLPTGEEEDEVMRELKAYRKEVESVNTMITDPDVTSVVGVMNPEMLPLYETERAYESLRKFNVPFNMIVMNKVMELQPEIPELKVKIDSQKKVLEEVDEKFKNVEVVKIPFLPREPRGFNELEVIGKYVVGMT from the coding sequence ATGGATCATGACGACAAACAGGAGGTAAGGGAGTTTCTGATACCCAAGAAAAAGTTCCGGGTCATCTTTTTCATCGGAAAGGGAGGCGTTGGAAAAACAACAAGCTCAGCCGCGACCGCTTTGGCCCTCGCTAAGATGGGTTATAAAACCCTAATCGTCTCCATAGATCCGGCCCACAACCTGGGCGATGTCTTCATGAAAGAGCTGAGCGACAAGCCGAGGGAGATAGGCGAGAACCTCTACGCAAGTGAGCTTGACATGAAAAAACTGATAACCTCCTACCTGAAAAGGCTTGAGGAGAGCATGAAGCACATGTACCGTTACCTCACCGTCATAAACCTGGAAAAGTATTTTGAGGTTCTAAGTTTCTCCCCGGGAATCGAGGAGTACGCGACGCTTGAAGCGATAAGAGAGATACTGAACAGCGGTAAGGACTGGGACGTCATAGTTTTTGACACCCCTCCCACGGGCCTCACGTTAAGGGTCCTCGCGCTCCCCAGCATATCACTCATCTGGACTGATAAACTGATAGAACTAAGGAGGAAGATCCTTGAGAGAAGACGTGCCATCTCAAACATAAAAGGGAAACAGGAGTTTAAGATAGAGGGAAAGACCTTTGTACTGCCAACAGGGGAGGAAGAAGACGAGGTGATGAGGGAGCTTAAGGCTTACAGGAAGGAGGTGGAGTCTGTAAACACCATGATAACGGACCCAGATGTAACATCAGTAGTTGGAGTGATGAACCCTGAGATGCTCCCGCTGTACGAGACGGAGAGGGCATACGAGAGCCTTAGGAAGTTTAATGTACCATTCAACATGATAGTCATGAACAAGGTGATGGAACTGCAACCGGAGATACCGGAACTTAAGGTTAAGATAGACTCCCAGAAAAAGGTTCTGGAGGAGGTTGACGAGAAATTTAAGAACGTTGAAGTCGTGAAGATACCATTCCTGCCAAGGGAACCCCGGGGATTCAATGAGCTTGAGGTAATCGGGAAATACGTGGTGGGGATGACTTAA
- the mnhG gene encoding monovalent cation/H(+) antiporter subunit G encodes MNVLSATGEALVLIGTFFYFLSTLGLIRMPDVYNRMQTSTKSATLGSLGVLVGTGFWAVGKGYSWAWIVQTLVVATFLLLTNPISAHALIRAAYKRGIPLWSGSVVDKYHEHLKKKEETVEEAPIEGDAE; translated from the coding sequence ATGAACGTGTTATCTGCAACCGGAGAGGCCCTCGTCCTTATCGGAACGTTCTTCTACTTCCTATCAACGCTGGGTCTCATCAGGATGCCCGACGTATACAACAGGATGCAGACCTCGACTAAGAGCGCAACGCTTGGAAGCCTTGGAGTCCTGGTGGGAACCGGCTTCTGGGCCGTCGGAAAGGGTTATTCATGGGCGTGGATCGTGCAGACTCTCGTGGTGGCAACCTTTCTTCTGCTCACGAACCCGATAAGCGCCCACGCCCTTATCAGGGCGGCGTACAAGAGGGGAATCCCCCTGTGGAGCGGCAGCGTCGTTGACAAGTACCATGAGCACCTGAAAAAGAAGGAGGAAACCGTGGAGGAGGCACCCATCGAAGGTGATGCGGAATGA
- a CDS encoding monovalent cation/H+ antiporter complex subunit F, with protein MIGVNIYLALIAIATLLSMYRVFRGPTTVDRLVAVDIMTTITTGLMVLFSLYYGRMIYISVALVYAILAFGGVIAFARYLEGGL; from the coding sequence ATGATAGGGGTTAATATCTACCTTGCCCTGATAGCGATAGCCACTCTCCTGAGCATGTACAGGGTGTTCAGGGGACCGACCACCGTCGACAGGCTCGTGGCAGTTGACATTATGACGACGATAACCACCGGACTGATGGTGCTCTTCTCGCTCTACTACGGCAGGATGATATACATCAGTGTGGCCCTCGTTTATGCAATCCTGGCCTTCGGCGGTGTCATAGCCTTCGCGCGCTACCTGGAGGGAGGACTATGA
- a CDS encoding Na(+)/H(+) antiporter subunit B translates to MLKRSLAIITLLIIGYWLAQGLAGVPFGQDKMLVGQYYLNHVEAQTGAINVVTAIVVNYRGFDTLGEVTVLFIASTGVAALLWGRKKKRTAKTEGSVVLTTGISLLFPFVLMFGGYIFIHGHLTPGGGFPGGATIATGFLLMYMAFISYEIPHGKFEVTEGLVGMGYVIVGLIGLAISGYFLFDWIWQTWHWGAGNIGRLFSGGFIPVIYTLIALKVGTELSGIIDNMLKEEVKE, encoded by the coding sequence ATTCTCAAGAGGTCACTCGCCATAATAACCCTTCTGATCATAGGGTACTGGCTGGCCCAGGGTCTGGCAGGGGTACCCTTCGGTCAGGACAAAATGCTGGTTGGACAGTACTACCTCAACCATGTTGAGGCTCAAACAGGTGCCATCAACGTGGTTACCGCAATAGTAGTCAACTACCGTGGATTCGATACGCTCGGTGAAGTTACAGTCCTGTTCATAGCCTCAACAGGTGTCGCAGCCCTTCTGTGGGGAAGAAAGAAGAAGAGGACGGCCAAGACCGAGGGCTCAGTCGTACTGACAACCGGCATCAGCCTTCTATTCCCATTCGTCCTGATGTTCGGCGGATACATCTTCATCCACGGACACCTGACACCGGGAGGGGGATTCCCCGGCGGAGCCACAATAGCCACCGGCTTCCTGCTCATGTACATGGCGTTCATAAGCTATGAGATACCCCACGGAAAGTTCGAGGTCACTGAAGGGCTCGTCGGCATGGGCTACGTTATAGTCGGTCTTATAGGCCTTGCCATCAGTGGCTACTTCCTCTTCGACTGGATCTGGCAGACCTGGCACTGGGGAGCAGGGAACATCGGCAGGCTCTTCAGCGGCGGATTCATACCGGTCATATACACCCTTATAGCCCTCAAGGTCGGAACCGAGCTCAGCGGAATCATCGACAACATGCTCAAAGAGGAGGTGAAAGAATGA